From a single Lentimicrobiaceae bacterium genomic region:
- a CDS encoding cysteine hydrolase, with product MFPAFIYAQTDDAKTALLLIDIQDFYFEGGASALVNPVQASENAALVLDAFRNKGFLVIHVKHGEGPQSDIHENVKPLPGEKVFVKNEVNSFLHTGLLEYLHDNKVTKLVLCGMQTHMCLEAATRAAADFGFDCTVVGDACATKDLTYGDKVVKAEDVHFSTLASLRPYAKVVDTQTVLQQQ from the coding sequence ATGTTTCCTGCATTTATTTATGCTCAGACCGATGATGCAAAAACAGCCCTTTTGCTCATCGATATCCAGGATTTTTATTTTGAGGGAGGAGCCTCGGCTTTGGTAAACCCGGTTCAGGCAAGTGAAAATGCGGCACTTGTGCTGGATGCTTTCAGGAACAAAGGTTTTTTGGTTATTCATGTTAAGCATGGCGAAGGCCCGCAAAGCGATATTCATGAAAATGTGAAACCTTTGCCCGGTGAAAAAGTGTTTGTAAAAAATGAAGTAAACAGTTTCTTACATACCGGATTGCTTGAGTATCTGCACGATAACAAGGTGACAAAACTTGTCCTTTGCGGAATGCAAACACACATGTGTCTTGAAGCCGCCACACGGGCAGCCGCAGATTTCGGATTTGATTGCACTGTCGTCGGGGATGCTTGTGCCACCAAAGACCTTACTTATGGTGATAAGGTGGTAAAGGCGGAAGATGTTCACTTTTCAACGCTTGCTTCCTTGCGCCCCTATGCGAAGGTTGTTGATACCCAAACTGTCCTTCAGCAACAATAA
- a CDS encoding glycoside hydrolase family 125 protein: MNSRRNFIRKSTIAVAGLSVSHVFDSMAGSIFMGDPAFVSRRPSLENRRFISQAVEATISRTKAKIADPEIAWMFENCFPNTLDTTIKHFTNNGTPDTFVITGDIDAMWLRDSTAQVWPYIPYVNDDAHLSALIQGVINRQTKCVLIDPYANAFNYAQEGSYWESDETDMKPELHERKWEVDSLCYVIRLAYQYWKVSNNISPFNNDWLSAMKLIVKTFKEQQRKENVGPYSFRRKTTSPTDTAQGNGFGNPVRPVGLICSVFRPSDDGTIFPFLVPSNFFAVQSLRQLAEMSHAIYADKVFADECLALAGEVHAALLKYAIVDHFQFGKVYAYEIDGYGSVLHMDDANVPSLISLPYIAGVNPEDEIYQNTRKLVLSAFNPYFARGKYEGVGGPHTGKEMIWPLSYIMRALTSQDDEEIKYCISMLKETHAGTGFMHESFHRNNPADFTRKWFAWANTIFGEMILKVVSEKPYLLA; this comes from the coding sequence ATGAATTCGCGCAGAAATTTTATTCGTAAAAGCACCATTGCAGTTGCAGGTCTGTCGGTAAGCCATGTTTTTGATTCAATGGCTGGAAGTATTTTTATGGGCGACCCGGCCTTTGTTAGCCGGCGTCCTTCATTGGAAAACCGTCGCTTTATCAGTCAGGCTGTTGAGGCAACTATCAGTCGGACAAAAGCAAAGATTGCCGATCCCGAAATTGCCTGGATGTTTGAAAATTGTTTCCCCAACACCCTCGATACAACAATCAAGCACTTTACAAATAATGGAACACCTGATACTTTTGTAATTACAGGCGACATTGATGCCATGTGGTTGCGCGATTCTACTGCCCAGGTGTGGCCTTATATTCCTTATGTAAATGACGATGCCCATCTCTCGGCGCTGATTCAGGGTGTAATAAACCGTCAAACAAAGTGTGTGCTTATCGACCCTTATGCCAATGCCTTTAATTATGCGCAGGAGGGCTCTTATTGGGAATCAGATGAAACTGATATGAAACCCGAACTTCACGAACGCAAATGGGAAGTGGATTCATTGTGTTATGTGATAAGGCTGGCTTATCAGTACTGGAAAGTTTCCAATAATATTTCTCCGTTTAACAACGACTGGCTTTCAGCCATGAAGCTCATTGTTAAAACCTTTAAAGAGCAGCAGCGCAAGGAAAATGTCGGGCCGTACTCGTTCAGGCGGAAAACTACTTCACCAACCGATACAGCCCAGGGCAATGGCTTTGGTAATCCTGTGAGGCCAGTGGGGCTTATTTGTTCTGTTTTCAGGCCATCTGACGATGGAACAATTTTTCCTTTTTTGGTGCCTTCTAATTTCTTTGCCGTTCAATCGCTGCGTCAACTGGCCGAAATGAGCCATGCAATTTATGCTGATAAGGTGTTTGCTGATGAATGTCTTGCTCTCGCCGGCGAGGTACATGCAGCCTTGTTGAAATATGCCATTGTTGACCATTTTCAGTTTGGGAAGGTTTACGCTTATGAGATTGATGGTTATGGCAGCGTTCTGCATATGGATGATGCCAATGTGCCCAGCCTTATTTCATTGCCCTATATTGCCGGTGTGAATCCTGAGGATGAAATTTATCAGAATACGCGTAAATTGGTGCTGAGCGCATTTAACCCGTATTTTGCACGCGGAAAATATGAAGGAGTGGGAGGGCCGCATACCGGCAAGGAAATGATCTGGCCGTTAAGCTATATTATGCGCGCCTTGACCAGTCAGGATGATGAAGAAATTAAATATTGCATCTCCATGCTGAAAGAAACGCACGCAGGTACTGGTTTCATGCATGAGTCATTTCATAGGAATAATCCCGCTGACTTTACAAGAAAGTGGTTTGCATGGGCCAATACCATTTTTGGGGAGATGATCCTTAAAGTTGTTTCAGAAAAGCCCTATCTGCTTGCTTAA
- a CDS encoding DUF3820 family protein: MGPDSRLLLQLVEMKMPFGKYKGTFLCNLPVSYLEWFQRKGFPEGKLGMLLQTIYEIKLNGLEYLLVPLKQQHK; encoded by the coding sequence ATGGGTCCAGATTCCCGGCTGTTGCTTCAGCTGGTCGAAATGAAAATGCCTTTTGGCAAATACAAAGGCACTTTTTTGTGCAACCTGCCTGTGTCTTATCTCGAATGGTTTCAACGCAAAGGCTTTCCGGAAGGGAAACTTGGCATGTTGCTGCAAACTATTTACGAAATAAAGCTTAATGGACTCGAATATCTGCTGGTGCCTCTTAAACAGCAACATAAATGA